A single genomic interval of Streptococcus suis harbors:
- a CDS encoding class C sortase, protein MKKKEDQIVNQKKSVKPKKKKKKSNLPFYLVFLIGMGILLYPHVSNFYYRYEAGQLTESFDQEKKNLKPKEVQERIDLAHAFNESLNNIISEDPYTKSRHEAGRAEYARMLELREKMGYVEVPKIEAKIPIYAGTAESVLQKGVGHLEGTSLPVGGSDTHTVLTAHTGLPKARLFTDLTKVEIGDTFYIHNISETLAYEVDQILVVEPTQFEELLVKPGQDYATLLTCTPYMVNTHRLLVRGHRVPYVAEDYRKTVENAEKRILIRYLLYALGMLIIILLIFLFTKRRKKKKQVKSGEEAYTA, encoded by the coding sequence ATGAAGAAAAAAGAAGATCAAATTGTAAACCAAAAGAAATCAGTTAAACCTAAAAAGAAAAAAAAGAAGAGCAACCTTCCTTTTTACTTGGTTTTTCTGATTGGGATGGGGATTTTACTCTATCCTCATGTATCAAATTTTTATTATCGCTATGAGGCTGGTCAGTTGACAGAGTCTTTCGATCAGGAGAAGAAGAATTTAAAACCTAAAGAGGTTCAAGAGCGAATTGATTTGGCTCATGCTTTCAACGAAAGTTTAAACAATATCATTTCTGAAGATCCTTATACTAAGTCACGTCACGAAGCTGGGCGGGCAGAGTATGCGAGGATGTTGGAATTGCGTGAGAAAATGGGCTACGTTGAAGTTCCTAAAATTGAGGCCAAGATTCCGATTTATGCTGGAACAGCCGAGTCAGTTTTGCAAAAGGGAGTTGGGCATCTGGAAGGGACATCTTTGCCGGTCGGGGGAAGTGATACCCATACAGTCTTGACAGCTCATACCGGTTTGCCAAAGGCGCGTTTGTTCACAGATTTGACCAAGGTTGAGATTGGGGATACTTTTTATATCCACAATATTTCAGAAACCTTGGCCTATGAGGTGGATCAGATTTTAGTTGTGGAACCGACACAGTTTGAAGAACTTTTGGTAAAGCCTGGACAGGATTATGCAACGTTATTAACTTGTACACCTTATATGGTAAACACGCATCGTTTATTAGTGCGTGGGCATCGTGTTCCTTACGTTGCTGAAGATTATCGTAAAACAGTTGAAAATGCTGAAAAGCGCATTCTTATTCGCTATCTTTTGTATGCATTAGGAATGTTGATTATCATTTTATTAATTTTCCTATTTACAAAAAGGCGGAAAAAGAAGAAACAGGTGAAGAGTGGTGAAGAAGCGTATACAGCATAA
- a CDS encoding SpaH/EbpB family LPXTG-anchored major pilin, which produces MKKLTKVFSLLTVLLTMFGPLGNLRHLVHANTTHQTKVVVHKVLMSKEDFNNFNHETAQNVQKYDGTAIQQGTFTNYFGTSAKEIEGVNFKVWKKVDSQQNGSKTGAQLGITGEGQDEHYVLDTTNNGTDGVNTREGSAGAEFTLPNGTYIFVEDKEHSPYYNKQEGNDKGSELTEAKAVPFRLVLPVTRPDGTGYFDSTANPLHVYPKNTEDKPTVTKQFSDNTMGPKNVEIGEEVTYKITTKIPKGSSYKTIVWEDLMVEGLDFVTGSLTVAYKEVDTLNETDHYTITQDKRGFMLKMKAAGLAAIEEAAKTQDVNITLTYKAVLNDSAKVDTEIPNQVKFHYGNRPREDKNDEPEPVTPKEEGGKIKIQINKVWADNSQDKSATFVVYEKESGTKIGEVTVSAGQGSVEFTNDAMKSDKQYIVVEKDVNGYIPTYTQEVGADKGHILTVTNNPSDNPPPIVPEQPKVITYGKRFIKTDDKEVNAGDIQKLTGAEFIVKKQGTEEYLGLKDTNTKAAELRNYKEAEAAYLAAVKSNTEVENKKALRNAAYEALNMQWQWVAKEQAFTFVSSTDGKFEVKGLKAGQYELVETKAPEGYALPSTTVPFTVGPNTWMDTTTHIDNHLQVKNKKVTIPQTGGIGTLVFTVIGLSTMVFAFIAMKKRQAEEA; this is translated from the coding sequence GTGAAAAAGTTAACAAAAGTATTCTCCCTCTTGACCGTTCTTCTGACGATGTTCGGTCCATTGGGAAATCTTCGACATTTAGTACATGCGAATACTACGCATCAAACTAAGGTTGTAGTGCATAAGGTCTTGATGAGTAAAGAAGATTTTAATAATTTTAATCACGAGACAGCACAAAATGTACAGAAATATGATGGTACAGCAATTCAACAAGGTACGTTCACAAACTATTTCGGTACAAGTGCGAAAGAAATTGAGGGTGTCAACTTTAAGGTTTGGAAAAAGGTTGATTCACAACAAAATGGCTCAAAAACTGGTGCTCAATTAGGTATTACTGGTGAGGGGCAAGACGAACATTATGTATTAGATACTACGAATAATGGCACTGACGGTGTCAATACTAGAGAAGGTAGTGCTGGTGCTGAGTTCACACTTCCAAACGGCACCTACATCTTCGTAGAAGATAAGGAACATTCACCTTACTACAACAAGCAAGAAGGTAATGATAAAGGTAGTGAACTAACAGAAGCTAAGGCTGTTCCTTTCCGTCTCGTTTTACCAGTTACTCGTCCAGATGGAACAGGATATTTTGATAGCACAGCTAATCCTCTTCACGTTTATCCAAAAAACACAGAAGATAAGCCGACTGTGACCAAGCAGTTTTCAGACAATACCATGGGACCTAAAAATGTCGAAATTGGTGAAGAAGTAACCTACAAAATTACTACAAAAATTCCAAAAGGTTCTTCTTACAAGACAATTGTCTGGGAAGACTTGATGGTTGAAGGGTTGGACTTTGTAACAGGTTCATTGACTGTAGCTTATAAAGAAGTTGACACCCTTAATGAAACTGATCACTACACTATCACTCAAGATAAACGTGGCTTTATGTTAAAAATGAAAGCGGCAGGTCTGGCTGCTATTGAAGAGGCTGCTAAAACTCAGGATGTTAACATCACTTTGACCTATAAGGCTGTCCTCAACGACTCAGCTAAGGTTGATACAGAAATCCCTAACCAAGTGAAATTCCACTATGGTAACCGCCCACGTGAAGATAAAAATGATGAGCCAGAACCTGTAACACCGAAAGAAGAAGGTGGAAAAATAAAGATTCAAATCAATAAAGTTTGGGCAGATAATTCACAAGATAAATCTGCAACATTTGTTGTTTATGAAAAAGAATCAGGTACTAAAATAGGGGAAGTAACTGTGTCTGCTGGACAAGGTAGCGTTGAGTTTACTAATGATGCTATGAAGTCTGATAAACAATATATTGTTGTTGAAAAAGATGTTAATGGTTATATACCGACCTATACACAAGAAGTTGGTGCTGATAAAGGTCATATCCTCACCGTAACCAACAACCCATCAGATAACCCACCACCGATAGTACCAGAACAACCAAAAGTTATCACTTACGGAAAACGCTTTATTAAGACAGATGATAAGGAAGTAAATGCAGGTGATATTCAAAAACTCACAGGTGCAGAGTTTATTGTGAAGAAACAAGGAACCGAAGAATACCTTGGTCTGAAAGATACAAATACCAAAGCTGCAGAATTAAGAAATTATAAAGAAGCTGAAGCTGCCTACCTAGCAGCAGTGAAATCTAATACAGAAGTCGAAAATAAAAAAGCGTTAAGAAATGCAGCCTATGAAGCCTTGAATATGCAGTGGCAATGGGTGGCTAAGGAACAGGCATTCACTTTCGTATCATCTACAGATGGTAAATTTGAGGTTAAAGGTCTTAAAGCAGGTCAATATGAACTTGTTGAAACCAAGGCTCCAGAAGGCTACGCATTGCCAAGTACCACTGTTCCGTTTACCGTTGGACCAAATACCTGGATGGATACTACAACTCATATTGATAATCACTTACAAGTGAAAAACAAAAAGGTTACTATTCCACAAACTGGTGGCATTGGTACCCTTGTCTTCACAGTTATTGGTTTGAGTACAATGGTATTTGCATTCATCGCTATGAAAAAACGTCAGGCAGAAGAAGCCTAG
- a CDS encoding formate/nitrite transporter family protein yields MSPFQEKISAAVSKKEALFDESLGRYALRSMYAGAYLTMSTAVGIIGADVIASQFPSLSRFVFTFIFAIGLVFVLIFGGELATSNMMYLTTGAYYKQISWKKVTQMLLYCTFFNFVGATILAWLFNQSFSYLNLSDKSFVVNAVTIKLGKSDWSNFIEGITANMFVNMAILGFMLIKEQSAKFFVIISSIFMFVFLINEHLVANFASFMLLAFNATRSNVEAFNMINILRQWIVVFFGNWLGAGLFIGIAYAWLNQTKTNHIEQ; encoded by the coding sequence ATGTCACCATTTCAAGAAAAAATTTCAGCTGCAGTTTCAAAAAAAGAAGCCCTTTTTGACGAAAGTCTAGGCCGCTATGCCTTGCGTTCTATGTATGCAGGAGCCTACCTGACTATGTCAACAGCTGTCGGTATTATCGGAGCAGACGTTATTGCCAGTCAATTTCCAAGTTTGTCGCGCTTTGTCTTTACCTTCATCTTTGCTATTGGGCTGGTTTTTGTTCTTATTTTTGGTGGTGAATTAGCCACTTCTAACATGATGTATCTCACAACTGGTGCCTACTATAAGCAAATTAGCTGGAAAAAAGTGACACAGATGCTGCTATACTGTACTTTCTTTAACTTTGTAGGCGCTACTATTCTAGCCTGGCTCTTCAATCAGTCCTTCTCCTACCTCAATCTCTCTGATAAGAGCTTTGTCGTCAATGCCGTTACCATCAAACTTGGAAAATCTGACTGGAGTAACTTTATTGAAGGGATTACGGCTAATATGTTTGTAAATATGGCAATCCTTGGCTTCATGCTCATCAAAGAACAGTCTGCTAAGTTCTTTGTCATCATTTCCTCCATTTTTATGTTCGTTTTCCTCATCAATGAGCATCTGGTCGCCAATTTCGCATCTTTCATGCTCCTAGCTTTTAATGCTACTCGAAGCAATGTCGAAGCCTTCAATATGATCAATATCCTTCGTCAATGGATTGTGGTCTTTTTTGGAAATTGGCTCGGAGCCGGTCTCTTTATCGGTATCGCCTACGCTTGGCTCAATCAAACCAAAACCAACCATATTGAGCAGTAA
- a CDS encoding class C sortase, with amino-acid sequence MKKRIQHKKGLSKQSILLKLIFVFGLLITVYPLISQFYYRYESDREVESFYEQAQQLPSEEVSKRLENARAYNQTLDPSKMQDPYSEEEKAGIAEYARMLEVKEKIGFVEIPKINEQIPIYAGTTEDVLQKGAGHLEGSSLPIGGESTHTVISAHRGLPNASLFTNLDRLKIGDQFYIHNIAETLAYEVDQILIVEPSDFDPVMVQSGEDYATLLTCTPYMINSHRLLVRGHRVPYEPKVAAKQKPIFFLDMLSLSYLIAFLLMLLIFGVLYLRRKRKQQKVRGRT; translated from the coding sequence GTGAAGAAGCGTATACAGCATAAAAAAGGATTGTCCAAACAATCCATACTTTTAAAACTGATATTTGTCTTTGGTTTGCTTATTACGGTATATCCGTTGATTTCTCAATTTTATTATCGATATGAGTCAGACCGTGAAGTAGAATCTTTTTATGAGCAAGCACAACAGCTCCCGAGCGAAGAAGTTTCCAAGCGATTAGAGAATGCGCGGGCGTATAATCAGACCTTGGATCCAAGCAAAATGCAAGATCCATACTCAGAAGAGGAAAAGGCTGGGATTGCAGAATATGCACGCATGCTTGAGGTGAAGGAAAAAATTGGTTTTGTGGAAATTCCAAAAATCAATGAGCAGATTCCCATTTATGCTGGGACAACCGAAGATGTATTACAAAAAGGAGCTGGACATTTAGAGGGGTCGTCATTGCCGATTGGGGGAGAAAGTACTCATACAGTCATTTCAGCCCATCGTGGTTTACCGAATGCCTCCTTGTTCACCAATCTCGATCGCTTAAAAATTGGTGATCAATTCTATATCCACAATATAGCAGAAACCTTAGCCTATGAGGTGGATCAGATTTTGATTGTTGAACCGAGTGACTTCGACCCGGTCATGGTTCAATCCGGAGAAGACTACGCGACCTTATTGACCTGCACTCCGTATATGATTAACAGCCATCGTTTATTAGTGCGTGGGCATCGTGTTCCTTATGAGCCGAAAGTTGCAGCTAAGCAAAAGCCGATATTCTTTTTAGATATGTTGAGTCTTTCCTATTTAATTGCTTTCCTGCTGATGCTGTTGATTTTTGGAGTCTTGTACCTTCGACGTAAGAGAAAGCAGCAGAAGGTGAGAGGAAGAACATGA
- a CDS encoding IS110 family transposase — MFHFTTLFIGMDVHKESFSLCYYDMMANQFKHSTKVGPNVSYIVNYVNELRRLYGQDAEVLCGYEAGCLGFTLYHQLQAHGIPCIVMAPTTVMKEGSKRVKTDKKDAAQLAKALAFRSYRPVHIPTVEDEQVKEYIRMRTDHKVALKKIKQQILAFCLRHDFRYTEGSSNWTQKHVRWLRSLNPDGLYAEILTEYLLTYEKLVDQIERYDARIEQLGQSDSYQEKVSRLSCFIGIKTLTALSIVTEIGDFNRFATAQHFASYLGLTPSENSSGDKERRGAITKAGNSHVRRLLIEAAQSLAKGTIGYKSKELKRRQSGNRVEVIAYADKANERLRRRYRTLVLGKNKKQNVAKTAIARELSGFIWGMMTGRIA; from the coding sequence ATGTTTCATTTTACCACACTTTTCATCGGAATGGATGTTCACAAAGAAAGTTTTTCACTCTGCTATTATGATATGATGGCGAATCAATTCAAACATAGCACTAAAGTTGGTCCAAATGTTAGCTATATTGTGAACTATGTGAATGAGCTTCGTCGTTTATATGGTCAAGATGCAGAAGTGTTATGTGGCTACGAAGCCGGATGTCTTGGATTTACCCTATATCACCAGCTACAAGCTCACGGGATTCCCTGTATCGTGATGGCGCCTACAACGGTGATGAAGGAAGGATCTAAGCGTGTTAAGACTGATAAAAAAGATGCAGCTCAGCTCGCAAAAGCTCTGGCCTTTCGTAGCTATCGGCCTGTTCATATTCCTACTGTTGAGGATGAACAAGTCAAAGAATATATCCGCATGAGAACAGACCACAAAGTGGCTCTGAAGAAAATCAAACAACAAATTCTTGCCTTCTGTCTCCGACATGATTTTCGCTATACCGAGGGAAGCAGTAATTGGACACAGAAACATGTCCGCTGGCTCCGTTCCCTAAATCCTGATGGACTTTACGCAGAGATTTTGACAGAATATCTATTGACCTATGAGAAATTAGTAGATCAAATAGAACGGTATGATGCACGAATTGAGCAACTGGGTCAAAGCGACAGTTACCAAGAGAAGGTCTCACGGCTTTCTTGCTTTATTGGCATTAAAACACTAACTGCTCTTTCCATTGTGACAGAAATCGGTGATTTTAATCGCTTTGCGACAGCTCAACATTTTGCTTCTTATCTTGGGCTAACTCCTAGCGAAAATTCTAGCGGCGACAAGGAGAGAAGAGGTGCTATCACCAAAGCTGGGAATAGCCATGTGAGACGACTTCTGATAGAAGCTGCACAATCATTGGCTAAGGGGACGATTGGGTATAAATCCAAAGAATTGAAAAGGAGACAAAGTGGAAACCGAGTGGAGGTGATTGCTTATGCGGATAAGGCTAATGAACGCTTAAGAAGACGTTATCGCACACTTGTTCTAGGAAAAAATAAGAAACAAAATGTTGCTAAAACAGCTATTGCACGAGAATTGTCTGGTTTTATTTGGGGGATGATGACAGGAAGAATAGCTTGA
- a CDS encoding discoidin domain-containing protein has protein sequence MFFYSSVQVNPRILNWGSLHIVYIGLDLGSVQNVTKVMFRQGGNNPLDRFNDFTIQYSTDGRVYTDLTSLQNTNDVAHATDILARYIRIKNNAQVSGKWFVLRDIGVEVRQMTLEKNIPSAQADTPDNIYLLGNIQNPFIRMEKLDSETGAIIQGTATFKLYKVPEDTTETTLSTAINDNNLIQTFQLANGQTGNETLLIKELGKYALVETQAPDGYIGLSEPVLLEATQAEQAHSDTRNKVVTRFAVLSSSDKVTVDTSSTATDNVLKLQVKNRRKTGQFKLAKRAYSDSDRRLAAVFELKEENGATPVATKTTATDGEEIVFDNLRIGQIYQLKETQAPEGYQLNTKVYRLRLTDSGQVELLDGDDLLSLDDSNRQLLTAKNLKKGEYPKTGGFGVLPYITLGGVMMLLALAVELGKEKRWKHIRK, from the coding sequence TTGTTTTTTTATTCTAGTGTACAGGTAAATCCACGAATTCTCAACTGGGGGTCTTTACATATTGTCTATATAGGTCTGGACTTGGGCTCTGTTCAAAACGTGACCAAAGTCATGTTTAGACAAGGTGGCAACAATCCTTTGGATAGGTTCAATGATTTTACAATTCAGTATTCGACCGATGGTCGTGTCTACACAGACCTGACCAGCCTGCAAAATACCAATGATGTGGCACATGCGACTGATATTTTGGCGCGCTATATTCGCATTAAAAATAATGCACAGGTTTCTGGTAAGTGGTTTGTTCTTAGGGATATTGGTGTGGAGGTTCGCCAGATGACACTGGAGAAAAACATTCCAAGTGCCCAAGCAGACACTCCTGACAATATCTATCTCTTGGGGAACATCCAAAATCCATTTATCCGAATGGAAAAACTAGATAGTGAGACAGGTGCCATTATCCAAGGAACAGCGACCTTCAAGCTCTATAAGGTTCCGGAAGATACTACAGAAACTACCCTGTCCACTGCCATTAATGATAACAATCTCATTCAAACCTTCCAACTAGCCAATGGACAGACTGGTAATGAAACCTTGCTCATCAAGGAACTTGGCAAGTATGCCTTGGTCGAAACCCAAGCCCCAGATGGCTATATTGGATTGAGTGAGCCAGTTCTACTTGAAGCGACACAGGCAGAACAGGCACATTCTGACACGAGAAACAAGGTCGTGACACGGTTTGCGGTTTTGTCCTCTAGTGATAAGGTGACTGTCGATACCAGCAGCACAGCAACGGATAATGTCCTAAAATTGCAGGTGAAAAACAGAAGAAAGACAGGACAGTTTAAGCTAGCCAAACGTGCTTATAGCGATAGCGATCGTCGTCTCGCAGCGGTGTTTGAATTGAAAGAAGAGAATGGTGCGACTCCTGTTGCCACCAAGACGACAGCGACCGATGGAGAAGAAATTGTCTTTGATAACCTCCGTATCGGTCAGATTTACCAACTGAAAGAAACCCAAGCCCCTGAAGGCTATCAGCTCAATACGAAAGTTTACCGACTTCGTCTTACCGATAGTGGTCAAGTGGAACTCCTAGATGGAGATGACCTCTTGTCCCTAGATGATAGCAATAGGCAGTTGCTTACTGCTAAAAACCTGAAAAAAGGGGAATATCCTAAGACAGGAGGTTTTGGAGTTCTACCATATATCACATTAGGGGGGGTGATGATGTTACTGGCTCTTGCCGTCGAGCTAGGAAAAGAAAAACGTTGGAAACATATACGTAAATAA
- a CDS encoding ABC transporter ATP-binding protein encodes MKTLRFFWFYFKRYKLSFAVIFLAIVTATYLQVKTPVFLGNAITEMGKIGQAYFASVQMGQSDFKPDLSDFNGVMLNLFFAYAATVVASLIYTLLFTRIVAYSTNRMRKGLFGKLERLTVAFFDSHKDGDILSRFTSDLDNIQNAFNQSLTQVVTNIALYVGMVIMMFRQDTRLALVTIASTPVALVALVVIIRLSRKYTDKQQAAVSKLNAYMDEKISGQKAIIVQGVQEETIDGFLELNEEVRRTTFKGRLFGGILFPFMNGMSLVNTAIVIFAGSSIVLNDSSLETAAALGLVVTFVQYSQQYYQPIMQVAASWAELQLAFTGAHRIQEMFDEPEEVRPQNAPLFTELKEGVEIKDIDFGYLPGQKVLDKVSISAPKGKMVAVVGPTGSGKTTIMNLINRFYDVNGGSVAFDGRDIREYDLDSLRDKVGIVLQESVLFSGTIADNIRFGDESISQEMVETAARATHIHDFIMSLPDGYETFVTDDENVFSTGQKQLISIARTLLTDPQVLILDEATSNVDTVTEAKIQKAMEAIIAGRTSFVIAHRLKTILNADEIIVLKDGKVIEQGNHSQLLKLNGFYAELYHNQFVFE; translated from the coding sequence ATGAAAACACTTAGATTTTTCTGGTTTTATTTCAAACGCTATAAACTGTCCTTTGCTGTGATTTTTCTAGCCATTGTGACAGCGACCTACTTGCAGGTTAAGACACCTGTTTTCCTTGGAAATGCCATTACAGAAATGGGGAAAATCGGTCAGGCTTACTTTGCTTCGGTGCAAATGGGCCAGTCAGATTTCAAACCTGACCTGTCTGATTTTAACGGGGTTATGCTCAATCTTTTCTTTGCCTATGCGGCGACGGTTGTGGCTTCCTTGATTTACACTCTCCTCTTCACGCGTATCGTGGCTTATTCGACCAACCGTATGCGTAAGGGCTTGTTTGGCAAGCTGGAACGTTTGACAGTTGCCTTCTTTGATAGCCACAAGGACGGGGATATTCTTTCTCGCTTTACCAGTGATTTGGACAATATCCAAAACGCTTTTAATCAGTCCTTGACCCAAGTGGTGACCAACATCGCTCTTTATGTCGGTATGGTCATTATGATGTTCCGTCAGGATACTCGCTTGGCCTTGGTGACCATTGCTTCTACGCCAGTTGCCTTGGTTGCCTTGGTCGTTATCATCCGCCTATCACGGAAATATACGGATAAGCAACAGGCTGCGGTGTCTAAGCTCAATGCCTACATGGACGAGAAAATTTCTGGACAAAAAGCGATTATTGTACAAGGTGTGCAGGAAGAGACGATTGATGGTTTCTTGGAACTCAATGAAGAAGTTCGTCGTACGACCTTCAAGGGACGCTTGTTTGGTGGGATTCTCTTTCCATTTATGAATGGGATGAGCTTGGTCAATACAGCCATCGTTATCTTTGCAGGCTCCAGCATTGTTCTCAACGATAGCTCGCTGGAAACAGCTGCTGCACTTGGTCTGGTCGTGACTTTTGTACAGTATTCACAACAGTATTACCAGCCAATCATGCAGGTTGCTGCCAGCTGGGCAGAATTGCAGCTAGCTTTCACAGGAGCTCATCGTATTCAGGAAATGTTTGATGAGCCTGAGGAAGTTCGCCCTCAAAACGCTCCGCTATTTACCGAATTAAAAGAAGGTGTTGAAATCAAGGACATTGACTTTGGCTACTTGCCAGGTCAGAAGGTTTTGGACAAGGTGTCTATCTCTGCTCCTAAGGGCAAAATGGTGGCAGTCGTTGGTCCGACGGGATCTGGTAAGACGACCATTATGAACTTGATTAACCGCTTCTATGATGTCAATGGTGGTAGCGTGGCCTTTGATGGTCGTGATATTCGGGAATATGACTTGGACAGTTTGCGGGATAAGGTCGGCATTGTCTTGCAGGAGTCGGTTCTTTTCTCAGGCACTATTGCGGACAATATTCGCTTTGGTGATGAGAGCATTTCGCAGGAAATGGTGGAAACCGCAGCTCGTGCCACCCATATCCACGACTTTATCATGAGCTTGCCAGACGGCTATGAAACCTTTGTGACCGATGATGAGAATGTTTTCTCGACAGGTCAGAAACAGCTGATTTCCATTGCCCGTACGCTTTTGACAGACCCACAAGTCTTGATTTTGGACGAAGCAACGTCTAACGTTGATACCGTAACGGAAGCCAAAATACAAAAAGCTATGGAGGCCATTATCGCAGGACGGACCAGCTTCGTCATTGCCCACCGCCTCAAAACCATTCTCAATGCGGACGAAATCATCGTCCTCAAAGATGGAAAAGTAATCGAGCAAGGCAACCACAGCCAGCTCCTCAAGCTCAACGGCTTCTACGCCGAACTCTACCACAACCAGTTTGTGTTTGAATAA
- a CDS encoding collagen binding domain-containing protein has protein sequence MRIIKQLVCCFIAIICVLSLPSLSLQAQDSFDVQVHIPLPDGIDASQVSTGLEAWYIAAEEPASSERLADTLYQKTRSELNQLYGEPISSQDLTSEGQATFQGLTKGWYYVRQVGTPTSLEVVPFLMKVDGSVARIEAKVRRPSKAKGSKPFLKVSTSTAPLSGAEFAVLEEVNGELKEVIVDGFPYHVTSGANGQFVVGPLPYGTYYLKEVKAPAGYILAQDTIPFEITSDSHVSEIVKIKNKPVTPPGIEIPYTGNAVVIAVLSLGIILFLLGYRLVTYKKGEKT, from the coding sequence ATGAGGATTATTAAACAGCTAGTCTGTTGTTTCATAGCTATTATTTGTGTATTGTCACTGCCCTCGCTTTCACTCCAAGCACAAGATTCCTTTGATGTTCAGGTTCATATTCCGCTTCCTGATGGGATAGATGCCAGTCAAGTTTCGACAGGCTTGGAGGCTTGGTATATCGCTGCAGAAGAGCCAGCCTCTTCTGAACGGTTGGCAGATACTTTATATCAAAAAACTCGGTCCGAGTTAAACCAACTCTACGGAGAGCCGATTTCCTCTCAAGACCTTACTTCAGAAGGTCAGGCCACTTTTCAGGGCTTGACGAAAGGGTGGTATTATGTCCGACAAGTAGGAACTCCTACGAGTCTCGAGGTTGTCCCATTCTTGATGAAAGTTGATGGCAGTGTTGCGCGGATTGAGGCTAAGGTAAGAAGGCCTAGCAAAGCAAAAGGAAGTAAGCCATTTCTGAAGGTATCTACAAGTACTGCCCCCTTATCTGGTGCAGAGTTTGCAGTTCTTGAGGAAGTGAACGGAGAATTGAAGGAAGTGATAGTCGACGGCTTTCCTTATCATGTTACTTCTGGAGCAAACGGTCAGTTTGTTGTAGGACCTCTTCCTTATGGTACTTATTATCTGAAAGAGGTCAAGGCTCCTGCAGGCTATATTCTAGCCCAAGATACGATTCCTTTTGAAATCACTTCGGATTCACATGTGTCTGAAATTGTTAAAATCAAGAACAAACCCGTTACACCTCCCGGTATTGAAATCCCATATACCGGAAATGCGGTGGTCATAGCGGTTTTATCGCTAGGCATTATTCTCTTCTTGCTAGGCTACCGCTTGGTCACATACAAGAAAGGGGAAAAGACTTAG